A stretch of the Ensifer sp. PDNC004 genome encodes the following:
- a CDS encoding LysR family transcriptional regulator translates to MDLSWDFYRTFLAVLDEGSLSAAARELGLTQPTVGRHVDAMEAALGYPLFVRSPHGLLPTDAALALKPYAETLAATSAALLRAASSQRDTVSGTVRISASEVIGIEVLPPILTELHETYPELTIELSASDTVEDLLRQEADIAVRMVAPVQDALIARHLGAVPLSFHAHRRYIERHGMPQTLAELSDHSLIGFDRETAAIRAIIARSPELPATRFTLKADSNLAQLAAIRAGFGIGICQNGLAARDPDLLPVLPELFEMKLDTWLAMHENLKTAPRCRVTFDALAAGLRAYIRGTALADANTEI, encoded by the coding sequence GCCAACCGTTGGCCGGCACGTGGACGCCATGGAAGCCGCGCTCGGCTATCCGCTCTTCGTGCGCTCCCCGCACGGCCTGTTGCCGACCGATGCCGCGCTGGCGCTCAAGCCCTATGCCGAGACGCTCGCTGCGACATCGGCCGCGCTCCTGCGCGCCGCGTCGAGCCAGCGCGATACAGTCAGCGGCACAGTCCGCATCAGCGCCAGCGAAGTCATCGGCATCGAGGTGCTGCCGCCCATCCTCACAGAACTGCACGAGACCTATCCGGAGCTGACAATCGAACTTTCCGCTTCGGACACGGTCGAAGACCTCTTGCGGCAGGAGGCGGATATCGCCGTGCGCATGGTGGCGCCCGTTCAGGATGCGCTGATCGCCCGCCATCTCGGCGCGGTTCCCTTAAGCTTTCACGCCCATCGCCGCTATATCGAGAGACACGGCATGCCGCAGACATTGGCCGAGCTTAGCGATCACAGCCTGATCGGTTTCGACCGCGAGACGGCGGCGATCCGAGCGATCATCGCCCGCTCGCCGGAACTGCCGGCGACACGTTTTACGCTGAAGGCCGACAGCAACCTTGCCCAACTGGCTGCAATCCGCGCCGGCTTCGGCATCGGTATCTGCCAGAACGGGCTTGCGGCGCGCGATCCCGATCTTCTCCCGGTGCTGCCGGAACTGTTCGAGATGAAGCTCGACACCTGGCTGGCGATGCACGAGAACCTGAAGACGGCGCCCCGCTGTCGCGTCACGTTCGACGCACTTGCCGCGGGGCTGCGGGCCTATATTCGTGGCACTGCGCTCGCAGACGCGAATACCGAAATCTGA
- the gyrA gene encoding DNA gyrase subunit A, giving the protein MTEQSTPGGGKTPPGIEPISIIEEMQRSYLDYAMSVIVSRALPDVRDGLKPVHRRILYGMSELGIDWNKKYVKCARVTGDVMGKYHPHGNAAIYDALARMAQDWSLRLPLIDGQGNFGSVDGDPPAAERYTECRLQKAAHSLLDDLDKETVDFRDNYDGTLQEPAVVPAKFPNLLVNGAGGIAVGMATNIPPHNLVEVINGCMALIDNPAIELPELMEIIPGPDFPTGALILGRSGIRSAYETGRGSVIMRGRAHIEPMRGDREQIIITEIPFQVNKATMIEKMAELVREKRIEGISDLRDESDRQGYRVVIELKRDANADVILNQLYRYTPLQTSFGCNMVALNGGKPEHMTLLDMLRAFVSFREEVVSRRTKYLLRKARDRAHVLVGLAIAVANIDEIIKLIRHAPDPQTAREQLMERRWPAHDVESLIRLIDDPRHRINEDGTYNLSEEQARAILDLRLQRLTALGRDEIGDELNKIGEEIKDYLDILSSRLRIMSIVKDELVAIRDEFGTPRRSEIMEGGPDMDDEDLIAREDMVVTVSHLGYIKRVPLTTYRAQRRGGKGRSGMATRDEDFVTRLFVANTHTPVLFFSSRGIVYKEKVWRLPIGTPQSRGKALINMLPLEPGERITTIMPLPEDEATWENLDVMFSTTRGTVRRNKLSDFVQVNRNGKIAMKLEEEGDEILSVDTCTERDDVMLTTALGQCIRFPVDDVRVFAGRNSIGVRGINLGDGDRIISMAILGHVEAEPWERAAYLKRAAAERRATNGDEEEIALVGEEVADGGELSNERFEELKAREQFVLTVSEKGFGKRSSSYDFRTSGRGGKGIRATDTSKTTEIGVLVAAFPIEDNDQIMLVSDGGQLIRVPINGVRLASRATKGVTIFSTAKDEKVVSVERISEPESDEEEGEEAVVENGAPETPVESED; this is encoded by the coding sequence TTGACTGAGCAAAGCACCCCCGGCGGCGGAAAAACTCCGCCAGGCATCGAGCCGATTTCCATCATCGAGGAAATGCAGCGGTCCTATCTCGATTACGCGATGAGCGTTATCGTCAGCCGCGCGCTTCCCGACGTGCGTGACGGTCTGAAACCCGTGCACCGCCGCATCCTCTACGGGATGAGCGAGCTCGGCATCGACTGGAACAAGAAATACGTCAAATGCGCCCGCGTGACCGGGGACGTGATGGGTAAGTACCACCCGCACGGCAACGCCGCGATCTACGACGCGCTGGCGCGCATGGCGCAGGACTGGTCGCTCCGCCTGCCGCTGATCGACGGCCAGGGCAACTTCGGCTCCGTCGACGGCGACCCGCCGGCAGCCGAGCGCTACACCGAATGCCGCCTGCAGAAGGCCGCCCATTCGCTGCTCGACGACCTCGACAAGGAAACGGTCGACTTCCGCGACAACTATGACGGCACCCTGCAGGAGCCGGCAGTCGTTCCCGCGAAGTTCCCGAACCTGCTCGTCAACGGCGCCGGCGGCATCGCCGTCGGCATGGCGACGAACATTCCGCCGCACAACCTGGTCGAAGTCATCAACGGCTGCATGGCGCTGATCGACAATCCGGCGATCGAACTGCCGGAACTGATGGAAATCATCCCCGGCCCGGATTTCCCGACTGGCGCGCTGATCCTTGGCCGCTCGGGCATCCGCTCGGCCTACGAGACCGGCCGCGGCTCCGTCATCATGCGCGGCCGCGCCCATATCGAGCCGATGCGCGGCGACCGCGAGCAGATCATCATCACCGAGATCCCGTTCCAGGTGAACAAGGCGACGATGATCGAAAAGATGGCCGAGCTGGTGCGCGAGAAGCGTATCGAGGGCATCTCGGACCTGCGCGACGAATCGGACCGCCAGGGCTACCGCGTCGTCATCGAACTCAAGCGTGACGCCAATGCCGACGTCATCCTGAACCAGCTTTACCGCTACACGCCGCTGCAGACCTCGTTTGGCTGCAACATGGTGGCGTTGAACGGTGGCAAGCCGGAGCACATGACGCTGCTCGACATGCTGCGCGCCTTCGTCTCGTTCCGCGAGGAAGTCGTTAGCCGGCGCACGAAGTACCTGCTGCGCAAGGCACGCGACCGCGCCCATGTGCTCGTCGGCCTTGCCATCGCGGTTGCCAACATCGACGAAATCATCAAGCTCATCCGCCATGCGCCGGACCCTCAGACGGCGCGCGAGCAGTTGATGGAGCGCCGCTGGCCGGCCCATGACGTCGAGAGCCTCATCCGCTTGATCGACGACCCGCGTCACCGCATCAACGAGGACGGCACCTACAACCTCTCGGAAGAGCAGGCCCGCGCCATTCTCGACCTGCGCCTGCAGCGCCTGACAGCGCTCGGCCGCGACGAAATCGGCGACGAACTCAACAAGATCGGCGAGGAAATCAAGGATTACCTCGACATCCTGTCGTCGCGCCTGCGCATCATGAGCATCGTCAAGGACGAGCTCGTCGCCATCCGCGACGAGTTCGGCACTCCGCGCCGGTCCGAGATCATGGAGGGCGGCCCCGACATGGACGATGAGGATCTCATCGCCCGTGAAGACATGGTCGTGACCGTCTCGCATCTCGGCTACATCAAGCGCGTGCCGCTGACGACCTATCGCGCGCAGCGCCGTGGCGGCAAGGGCCGCTCGGGCATGGCGACCCGGGACGAGGATTTCGTTACCCGGCTATTCGTTGCCAATACCCACACGCCGGTTCTGTTTTTCTCCTCGCGTGGCATCGTCTACAAGGAGAAGGTCTGGCGCCTGCCGATCGGCACGCCGCAATCGCGCGGCAAGGCTCTGATCAACATGCTGCCGCTGGAACCCGGCGAACGCATCACGACGATCATGCCCCTGCCTGAGGACGAGGCGACCTGGGAAAACCTCGACGTCATGTTCTCGACGACCCGCGGCACGGTTCGCCGCAACAAGTTGTCGGACTTCGTCCAGGTCAACCGCAACGGCAAGATCGCGATGAAGCTCGAGGAAGAGGGTGACGAGATCCTCTCCGTCGACACCTGCACGGAGCGTGACGACGTCATGCTGACGACGGCGCTCGGCCAGTGCATCCGGTTCCCGGTCGACGACGTGCGCGTCTTTGCCGGCCGTAACTCGATCGGCGTTCGTGGTATCAACCTCGGCGACGGCGACCGCATCATCTCGATGGCGATCCTTGGCCATGTCGAGGCCGAACCGTGGGAGCGTGCAGCCTATCTCAAGCGTGCAGCGGCGGAACGTCGGGCGACGAACGGCGACGAGGAAGAAATCGCCCTGGTCGGCGAGGAAGTCGCTGACGGCGGAGAGCTGTCGAACGAACGCTTCGAGGAGCTGAAGGCACGCGAACAGTTCGTGCTGACGGTCTCGGAGAAGGGCTTCGGCAAGCGCTCGTCGTCCTACGATTTCCGCACCTCGGGCCGTGGCGGCAAGGGCATCCGTGCCACCGACACCTCGAAGACGACGGAAATCGGCGTTCTTGTTGCTGCCTTCCCGATCGAAGACAACGACCAGATCATGCTCGTCTCCGATGGCGGCCAGCTGATCCGCGTGCCGATCAATGGCGTCCGGCTAGCGAGCCGCGCGACCAAGGGTGTCACCATCTTCTCGACCGCCAAGGATGAGAAGGTCGTGTCGGTCGAGCGCATCAGCGAGCCGGAGAGCGATGAAGAGGAGGGCGAAGAGGCAGTCGTCGAGAACGGTGCGCCGGAAACGCCAGTCGAATCCGAGGATTAA
- a CDS encoding MarC family protein, translating to MFNVDLLVNALTTLLVTLDPPGLAPIFLSLTVGLSRQERFQVATRGSLIAFFILAAFALFGNSILGLLGISIGAFRIAGGLLLFWISFEMIFEKRQERKEKTGENATVKDHIHNIAVFPLALPLIAGPGAISATILLAGSFPTAVERTQLIIVIALSIVSLFMALVIAERIDRFLGVTGRAILTRLLGVILAALAVQFVVDGVKSAMAS from the coding sequence ATGTTCAATGTCGATCTGCTGGTCAATGCGCTTACAACGCTTCTCGTCACGCTCGATCCGCCCGGCCTTGCGCCGATCTTCCTAAGCCTCACGGTCGGGCTCAGCCGCCAGGAGCGCTTTCAGGTGGCCACGCGCGGCTCGCTGATCGCCTTCTTCATTCTCGCGGCCTTCGCACTCTTCGGCAACAGTATCCTCGGCCTGCTCGGCATCTCGATCGGCGCCTTCCGCATCGCCGGCGGCCTGCTGCTCTTCTGGATCTCGTTCGAGATGATTTTCGAGAAGCGGCAGGAGCGCAAGGAAAAGACCGGCGAGAACGCGACGGTCAAGGATCACATCCACAACATCGCGGTCTTCCCACTCGCCCTGCCACTGATTGCCGGTCCCGGTGCGATCTCGGCGACCATCCTGCTTGCCGGATCGTTCCCGACCGCCGTCGAGCGTACCCAGCTCATCATCGTCATCGCGCTGTCGATCGTCAGCCTGTTCATGGCGCTCGTCATCGCCGAGCGCATCGACCGCTTTCTCGGCGTCACCGGTCGCGCCATCCTCACCCGCCTGCTCGGTGTGATCCTGGCGGCACTCGCCGTGCAGTTCGTCGTCGACGGCGTCAAATCCGCGATGGCGAGCTGA
- a CDS encoding single-stranded DNA-binding protein, with protein MAGSVNKVILIGNVGADPEIRRTQDGRPIANLRIATSETWRDRNSGERKEKTEWHQVVVFNEGLCKVVEQYVKKGAKLYIEGALQTRKWQDQNGNDRYSTEVVLQGFNSTLTMLDGRGEGGGSGVSRGGGGGAGDFGGGGNYGGGGYDDYDQPRQSSGGGRSGGGQGGQGGQGGQGGGFSRDMDDDIPF; from the coding sequence ATGGCTGGAAGCGTCAACAAGGTGATCTTGATCGGAAATGTCGGGGCAGACCCGGAAATCCGGCGCACGCAGGACGGCCGGCCGATCGCCAACCTGCGCATCGCAACCTCGGAAACCTGGCGCGACCGCAACAGCGGCGAGCGCAAGGAAAAGACGGAGTGGCACCAGGTGGTGGTGTTCAACGAAGGCCTCTGCAAGGTCGTCGAGCAGTACGTCAAGAAGGGCGCCAAGCTCTATATCGAAGGCGCGCTGCAGACCCGCAAGTGGCAGGACCAGAACGGCAATGACCGCTATTCGACCGAAGTGGTCCTGCAGGGCTTCAACTCGACGCTGACCATGCTTGACGGCCGCGGCGAAGGCGGCGGCTCCGGTGTAAGCCGTGGCGGCGGCGGTGGAGCCGGTGACTTCGGCGGCGGCGGCAACTATGGCGGCGGCGGTTACGACGATTACGACCAGCCGCGCCAGTCCTCCGGCGGTGGCCGTTCGGGCGGTGGCCAGGGTGGTCAAGGCGGTCAAGGCGGCCAGGGTGGTGGCTTCTCGCGCGATATGGACGACGATATTCCGTTCTGA
- the uvrA gene encoding excinuclease ABC subunit UvrA: MSELKTISIRGAREHNLKGIDLDLPRNKLIVMTGLSGSGKSSLAFDTIYAEGQRRYVESLSAYARQFLEMMQKPDVDQIDGLSPAISIEQKTTSRNPRSTVGTVTEIYDYMRLLFARVGVPYSPATGLPIESQTVSQMVDRVLEFGEGTRLYILAPLVRGRKGEYKKELAELMKKGFQRVKVDGTFYEIAEVPALDKKYKHDIDVVVDRVVVRPDLASRLADSLETCLTLADGLAVAEFADKPLPPEETAAGGSANKSLNETHERVLFSEKFACPVSGFTISEIEPRLFSFNNPFGACPTCDGLGSQQKIDTALIVPEEHRTLRDGAIAPWAKSSSPYYNQTLEALGKVFGFKLGSRWNELSAAAQNAILHGTEEKIVFHYEDGARSYNTTKNFEGIVPNLERRWKETDSAWAREEIERYMSAAPCPACAGFRLKPEALAVKIDKLHIGQVTEMSIRIARDWFEALPERLNAKQNEIAVRILKEIRDRLRFLNDVGLEYLSLSRNSGTLSGGESQRIRLASQIGSGLTGVLYVLDEPSIGLHQRDNARLLDTLRHLRDIGNTVIVVEHDEDAILTSDYVVDIGPAAGIHGGEVIAQGSPSDIMANPKSLTGKYLSGELSVAVPSERRKPKKKKEITVVGARANNLKNVTASIPLGVFTAVTGVSGGGKSTFLIETLYKAAARRIMGARENPAEHDRIDGFEHIDKVIDIDQSPIGRTPRSNPATYTGAFTPIRDWFAGLPEAKARGYQPGRFSFNVKGGRCEACQGDGVIKIEMHFLPDVYVTCDVCHGKRYNRETLDVHFKGKSIADVLDMTVEEGVDFFAAVPSVRDKLVTLNQVGLGYIKVGQQANTLSGGEAQRVKLAKELSKRSTGRTLYILDEPTTGLHFHDVAKLLEVLHELVNQGNSVVVIEHNLEVIKTADWVIDFGPEGGDGGGEVIAKGTPEDIVKEKRSYTGQFLKELLERRPMKKVEAAE; the protein is encoded by the coding sequence ATGAGTGAACTCAAGACCATCTCCATTCGTGGTGCGCGCGAGCACAATCTGAAAGGCATCGACCTCGATCTGCCGCGCAACAAGCTGATCGTGATGACCGGCCTTTCCGGCTCGGGCAAATCGTCGCTTGCCTTCGATACGATCTATGCCGAAGGCCAGCGCCGTTATGTCGAAAGCCTTTCGGCCTATGCGCGCCAGTTCCTCGAGATGATGCAGAAGCCGGATGTCGACCAGATCGACGGCCTGTCGCCAGCAATCTCGATCGAGCAGAAGACGACCTCGCGCAACCCGCGCTCGACGGTCGGTACGGTCACCGAAATCTACGACTATATGCGCCTGCTCTTTGCGCGCGTGGGCGTTCCCTATTCGCCGGCGACGGGTCTGCCGATCGAAAGCCAGACGGTCAGCCAGATGGTCGACCGGGTGCTCGAATTCGGCGAAGGCACGCGTCTTTATATCCTTGCGCCGCTCGTGCGTGGCCGCAAGGGCGAGTACAAGAAGGAACTCGCCGAGCTGATGAAGAAGGGCTTTCAGCGTGTCAAGGTCGACGGCACCTTCTACGAAATCGCCGAAGTTCCGGCACTCGACAAGAAGTATAAGCATGACATCGACGTCGTCGTCGACCGCGTCGTCGTCCGCCCCGACCTCGCCTCGCGCCTTGCCGACAGCCTTGAGACCTGCCTGACGCTCGCCGATGGCCTTGCCGTGGCCGAATTCGCCGACAAGCCGTTACCGCCAGAAGAAACCGCCGCTGGCGGTTCGGCCAACAAGTCGCTGAACGAAACCCACGAGCGCGTGCTGTTTTCGGAGAAGTTCGCCTGCCCGGTTTCCGGCTTCACCATTTCCGAGATCGAGCCGCGGCTGTTCTCGTTCAACAATCCCTTCGGCGCCTGCCCGACCTGCGACGGTCTCGGCAGCCAGCAGAAGATCGACACGGCGCTGATCGTGCCGGAAGAGCATCGGACGCTGCGCGACGGCGCAATTGCGCCCTGGGCGAAATCCTCGTCGCCCTACTACAACCAGACTCTGGAAGCGCTCGGCAAGGTCTTCGGCTTCAAGCTCGGTAGCCGCTGGAACGAGCTGTCCGCTGCGGCGCAGAACGCGATCCTGCACGGAACGGAAGAAAAGATCGTCTTCCATTATGAGGATGGCGCCCGCTCCTACAACACCACCAAGAACTTCGAGGGCATCGTGCCCAACCTCGAGCGCCGCTGGAAGGAAACCGACAGCGCCTGGGCGCGCGAGGAGATCGAGCGCTATATGTCGGCTGCGCCCTGCCCGGCCTGCGCCGGTTTCCGCCTGAAGCCGGAAGCGCTGGCGGTCAAGATCGACAAGCTGCATATCGGTCAGGTGACCGAGATGTCGATCCGCATCGCCCGTGACTGGTTCGAGGCCCTGCCGGAACGTCTGAATGCCAAGCAGAACGAAATCGCCGTCCGCATCCTGAAGGAAATCCGCGACAGGCTGCGCTTCCTCAACGATGTCGGTCTTGAGTATCTGAGCCTGTCGCGCAATTCCGGAACGCTTTCAGGCGGTGAAAGCCAGCGCATCCGGCTGGCCTCGCAGATCGGCTCGGGGCTGACAGGCGTTCTTTACGTGCTCGACGAGCCGTCGATCGGCTTGCATCAACGCGACAACGCCCGCCTGCTCGACACGCTTCGGCATCTGCGCGACATCGGCAACACGGTGATCGTCGTCGAGCATGATGAAGACGCGATCCTGACATCCGACTACGTCGTCGATATCGGCCCGGCTGCCGGCATCCACGGCGGCGAGGTCATCGCACAAGGGTCGCCGTCGGACATCATGGCCAATCCGAAATCGCTGACCGGCAAATATCTGTCCGGCGAGCTTTCGGTCGCCGTTCCCTCCGAACGCCGCAAGCCGAAGAAGAAAAAGGAAATCACCGTTGTCGGCGCCCGCGCCAACAACCTGAAGAACGTCACCGCCTCGATCCCGCTCGGCGTCTTCACCGCGGTTACCGGCGTCTCCGGCGGCGGCAAGTCGACCTTCCTGATCGAGACGCTTTACAAGGCCGCCGCCCGCCGCATCATGGGCGCGCGCGAAAACCCGGCCGAGCACGACCGCATCGATGGCTTCGAGCATATCGACAAGGTGATCGACATCGACCAGTCGCCGATCGGCCGTACGCCGCGCTCGAACCCGGCGACCTATACCGGCGCCTTCACGCCGATCCGCGACTGGTTCGCCGGCCTGCCGGAGGCCAAGGCGCGCGGCTATCAGCCGGGCCGTTTCTCCTTCAACGTCAAGGGCGGCCGCTGCGAGGCCTGCCAGGGCGACGGCGTCATCAAGATCGAGATGCACTTCCTGCCGGATGTCTACGTCACCTGCGACGTCTGCCATGGCAAGCGCTACAACCGCGAAACGCTCGATGTGCATTTCAAGGGCAAGTCGATCGCCGACGTGCTCGACATGACCGTCGAAGAAGGCGTCGACTTCTTCGCCGCCGTTCCCTCGGTGCGCGACAAGCTCGTCACGCTCAACCAGGTCGGTCTCGGCTATATCAAGGTCGGCCAGCAGGCCAACACGCTTTCGGGCGGTGAAGCCCAGCGCGTCAAGCTTGCCAAGGAACTGTCGAAGCGCTCGACCGGCCGCACGCTCTATATCCTCGACGAGCCGACCACCGGCTTGCATTTCCACGATGTAGCCAAGCTTCTTGAAGTCTTGCATGAGCTGGTCAACCAGGGCAATTCGGTCGTCGTCATCGAGCACAATCTGGAAGTCATCAAGACCGCCGACTGGGTGATCGACTTCGGCCCTGAAGGCGGCGACGGCGGCGGCGAGGTCATCGCCAAGGGCACGCCGGAAGACATCGTGAAAGAGAAGCGGTCCTATACCGGCCAGTTCCTGAAGGAGCTGCTGGAGCGCCGGCCGATGAAGAAGGTCGAAGCGGCGGAGTAG
- a CDS encoding N-acetyltransferase — protein sequence MRPARLKDLAAVQSVTEAAYEPYQALLGGPPLPVTEDYAPRILRGEVWLRERNEAVSALAVVERHADHLMIFSLAVAPAYQRQGLGIELLRFVDAKAAEWGLPEVRLYTNSRMERNIALYRAYGFQETGRRPNPYRPGWTLVDMTKSIKE from the coding sequence ATGCGGCCTGCTCGTCTCAAAGATCTGGCCGCCGTGCAGAGCGTGACGGAGGCGGCCTATGAGCCCTATCAGGCGCTGCTTGGTGGGCCGCCGCTCCCGGTCACCGAAGACTACGCGCCTCGTATCCTTCGTGGCGAAGTCTGGCTTCGGGAGCGAAATGAGGCTGTCTCGGCGCTTGCCGTTGTCGAACGGCACGCCGATCACCTTATGATCTTCAGCCTGGCGGTTGCCCCGGCCTATCAGCGCCAGGGGCTCGGTATCGAATTGCTGCGCTTCGTGGATGCCAAGGCGGCCGAGTGGGGCTTGCCGGAGGTGCGGCTCTACACCAATTCACGCATGGAGCGAAACATTGCGCTCTATCGCGCCTATGGATTTCAAGAAACGGGTCGCCGACCCAATCCCTATCGTCCAGGGTGGACACTCGTGGACATGACGAAATCGATCAAAGAGTAA
- a CDS encoding DUF72 domain-containing protein, with product MAKSGKIRVGIGGWTFEPWEGTFYPDTLAKKRQLEFAGKELRAIEVNGTYYSSQKPATFAKWASEVPDDFIFSLKASRFVTNRKVLSEAGESMERFLTQGLTELGPHLGPILWQFAPTKKFEPDDFEGFLKLLPEKQDGLPLRHVVEVRNPTFQSPDFVSLLEKYGVAVVLAEHADYPMIADVTADFVYLRLQKGSDEIKTCYAADKLDLWADRAKAFAAGDEPSGLEKSAPDRKAKKEPRDVFAYFITEGKVNAPNGARELQKRVD from the coding sequence ATGGCAAAATCCGGAAAGATCCGCGTTGGTATCGGCGGCTGGACCTTCGAGCCCTGGGAAGGCACCTTCTATCCCGACACGCTGGCAAAGAAGCGGCAGCTTGAATTTGCCGGCAAAGAGCTTCGGGCGATCGAGGTGAACGGCACTTATTACTCGTCGCAGAAGCCTGCGACCTTCGCCAAGTGGGCGTCGGAGGTGCCCGATGATTTCATCTTCTCCCTGAAGGCGAGCCGCTTCGTCACCAACCGCAAGGTTCTGTCGGAAGCCGGCGAATCCATGGAGCGTTTCCTGACGCAGGGACTGACCGAGCTTGGCCCCCATCTCGGCCCCATCCTCTGGCAGTTCGCGCCGACGAAGAAGTTCGAGCCCGACGATTTCGAAGGCTTTTTGAAGCTTCTGCCGGAGAAACAGGACGGCTTGCCACTGCGCCATGTGGTCGAGGTCCGCAATCCGACCTTCCAGTCTCCGGATTTTGTCTCGCTGCTGGAGAAATACGGCGTCGCCGTCGTGCTCGCCGAGCATGCTGACTATCCGATGATCGCCGATGTCACCGCCGATTTCGTCTATCTCCGCCTGCAGAAGGGCAGCGACGAGATCAAGACCTGCTATGCCGCCGACAAGCTCGACCTCTGGGCCGATCGCGCCAAGGCGTTTGCAGCCGGCGACGAGCCGAGCGGCCTTGAGAAAAGTGCGCCTGATCGCAAGGCCAAGAAGGAACCGCGCGACGTGTTCGCCTACTTCATCACCGAGGGCAAGGTGAATGCACCGAACGGCGCACGCGAGCTGCAAAAGCGCGTCGACTGA